The following DNA comes from Vicinamibacterales bacterium.
CCGGCACGCTGTACCGCGCCCTCAGCCGGCTCCTGGATCAAGGCCTCATCGAGGAGATCGACGCGCGGCCGGCGGCCGATCGCGACGACGAGCGGCGGCGCTACTACCGCGTGAGCGCGCTCGGACGGGCGGTTGCGCGCGCCGAGGTCGAACGGCTCGCGAGCCAGGTATCCGCCGCCCGCCGCGCCTTCCGCGGGGATCGCGCATGAGGATGGCGGCGGTCTACCGCCAGCTGCTGCGCGCATATCCGCGTGCGTTCCGCGAGCGGTTCGCCGACGGCATGCAGCAGGCGTTTCGCCATCGCTACACGGAGGCCGTGCGCCGCGGACGACTGGCCGCAGCGCTGTTTCTGCTCCGCACGCTGGCCGACATCGCGTTCAACGCGGCGGCGGCGCGGCTCAACGCCCGGGAAAGGACGCCCATGAACTGGCGATCGCTCGGCTCGGACGCGCGCCATGCGGCGCGCATGTTCCTCCGCAACCCGGTGTTCACCGCGCTGGCCGTCGCCGCGCTCGCGCTCGGCATCGGCGCGAACACCGCCATCTTCACCATCGTGAACGGCGTCCTGCTGAAGCCGCTGCCCTACCTGGACCCGGGCGGCCTGGTGATGGTCTGGAGCACGAATGCCATCGAGCACCGCGATCGCGACGTGGTCGCCCCGCTCGACTTCCTCGACTATCGCAAGGCGAGCGCGTTCGCCGACCTGCAGGCCGCCTACAGCTTCATCGTCGGCGCCGCGTTGACCACGGCGGCGGGCAGCGAGCAGGTGGTGACGACCGCGGTGACGCCCGGAATGTTCGAGATGCTCGGCCGCACGCCGGCGCTCGGCCGGACCTTCACGCCCGCCGACGTGCAGACCGCCGTGATCGTCAGCCACCGGTTCTGGCGCTCGCATCTGGGCGGCGATGCCGACGCGCTCGGCCGTGTGCTGACCATCGCCGATCAGCCGCGCACCGTCATCGGCGTCATGCCGGCGGACTTCGTGTTCCCCTACAAGTCGATGCTCGGCCCGTCGGGCTTCTCGCGATCCCATGACGTCGACGCCTGGCTGCCGCTGGCCTTCGTCGCCGGCAACAGCCGCGCCACGGGCGTGGCGATGCTGACCCGCAGCGTGCGGTTCCTGTCGGTGGTCGGACGGCTGAAGCCCGGCGCCACCGTGACGCAGGCGAACGCGGAGATCGCCGGCATCGCGCGTCAGCTCGCGACCACCTACCCGGAGTCGAACCGCACGGTCGGCGCGTCCGTCGTGCCGCTGCACGAGCAGGCGGTGGGGGCAATGCGTCCAGCGCTGGTGCTGCTGCTCGCCG
Coding sequences within:
- a CDS encoding helix-turn-helix transcriptional regulator, which gives rise to MDPARFLPLTPVVFEIMLALAAGERHGYEIMQDVERRTDGRIVLHPGTLYRALSRLLDQGLIEEIDARPAADRDDERRRYYRVSALGRAVARAEVERLASQVSAARRAFRGDRA